Proteins encoded by one window of Tubulanus polymorphus chromosome 7, tnTubPoly1.2, whole genome shotgun sequence:
- the LOC141909344 gene encoding band 7 protein AGAP004871-like isoform X2 has translation MSDSRERIYPMDKQGNPVKPSTSTSHYTGDHIDDATRTTDEKMGCCSYFLTALSWLLILCTIPFSLAFCLKVVQEYERAVIFRLGRLLSGGAKGPGLFFIIPCTDQYFKIDLRTVSFDVPPQEILSKDSVTVAVDAVVYYRIYNATMSVTNVEDASRSTRLLSATTLRNVLGMKNLSELLSDRENISHQMQSNLDEATDNWGVKVERVEIKDVRLPVQLQRAMAAEAEAAREARAKVIAAEGEQKASRALKEAADVIAESPAALQLRYLQTLNTISAEKNSTIVFPLPIDLVRAFIDKK, from the exons ATGTCAGACAGTAGAGAACGTATTTACCCGATGGATAAGCAAGGGAACCCAGTGAAGCCTTCTACTTCAACTTCTCATTATACGGGAGATCACATCGACGATGCAACTCGAA CCACGGACGAAAAGATGGGATGCTGTAGTTACTTCCTGACAGCGTTGTCGTGGTTGCTCATCCTGTGTACTATACCATTCTCTTTAGCCTTCTGTTTGAag GTTGTACAAGAATACGAAAGAGCTGTCATATTCCGTCTCGGTCGTTTGCTGTCGGGAGGCGCTAAAGGACCCGGTCTCTTTTTCATCATACCGTGTACCGATCAATACTTTAAGATCGACCTCAGGACCGTTTCATTCGACGTACCTCCACAAGAG ATTCTGTCTAAAGATTCTGTGACAGTCGCCGTCGATGCTGTTGTTTATTATCGTATTTATAACGCAACTATGTCCGTAACGAATGTGGAAGACGCGAGTCGATCGACGCGATTATTATCGGCGACTACATTACGTAACGTGCTCGGTATGAAGAACCTCAGTGAACTGTTGTCCGACCGTGAAAACATCAGCCACCAGATGCAG TCGAATCTTGATGAAGCTACGGATAACTGGGGAGTGAAGGTTGAACGTGTCGAAAT TAAAGATGTCCGCTTGCCGGTACAGTTACAGAGAGCTATGGCTGCAGAAGCTGAAGCTGCCAGAGAAGCTCGCGCTAAG GTTATCGCTGCCGAAGGTGAACAGAAAGCATCGCGCGCGCTGAAAGAAGCCGCCGACGTCATCGCCGAATCGCCGGCCGCCTTACAACTGCGTTACCTGCAAACCCTCAACACTATCTCCGCTGAGAAGAATTCTACGATCGTATTCCCGCTGCCGATTGACCTGGTCAGAGCTTTCATCGATAAGAAGTGA
- the LOC141909344 gene encoding band 7 protein AGAP004871-like isoform X4: MENTDADFGLTAVNSGRDDVLMLDDNKDDDLLKSTDEKMGCCSYFLTALSWLLILCTIPFSLAFCLKVVQEYERAVIFRLGRLLSGGAKGPGLFFIIPCTDQYFKIDLRTVSFDVPPQEILSKDSVTVAVDAVVYYRIYNATMSVTNVEDASRSTRLLSATTLRNVLGMKNLSELLSDRENISHQMQSNLDEATDNWGVKVERVEIKDVRLPVQLQRAMAAEAEAAREARAKVIAAEGEQKASRALKEAADVIAESPAALQLRYLQTLNTISAEKNSTIVFPLPIDLVRAFIDKK; this comes from the exons ATGGAAAATACGGATGCAGATTTCGGCTTAACGGCGGTCAATTCTGGCCGTGACGATGTATTAATGCTCGATGATAATAAGGACGATGACCTATTGAAAT CCACGGACGAAAAGATGGGATGCTGTAGTTACTTCCTGACAGCGTTGTCGTGGTTGCTCATCCTGTGTACTATACCATTCTCTTTAGCCTTCTGTTTGAag GTTGTACAAGAATACGAAAGAGCTGTCATATTCCGTCTCGGTCGTTTGCTGTCGGGAGGCGCTAAAGGACCCGGTCTCTTTTTCATCATACCGTGTACCGATCAATACTTTAAGATCGACCTCAGGACCGTTTCATTCGACGTACCTCCACAAGAG ATTCTGTCTAAAGATTCTGTGACAGTCGCCGTCGATGCTGTTGTTTATTATCGTATTTATAACGCAACTATGTCCGTAACGAATGTGGAAGACGCGAGTCGATCGACGCGATTATTATCGGCGACTACATTACGTAACGTGCTCGGTATGAAGAACCTCAGTGAACTGTTGTCCGACCGTGAAAACATCAGCCACCAGATGCAG TCGAATCTTGATGAAGCTACGGATAACTGGGGAGTGAAGGTTGAACGTGTCGAAAT TAAAGATGTCCGCTTGCCGGTACAGTTACAGAGAGCTATGGCTGCAGAAGCTGAAGCTGCCAGAGAAGCTCGCGCTAAG GTTATCGCTGCCGAAGGTGAACAGAAAGCATCGCGCGCGCTGAAAGAAGCCGCCGACGTCATCGCCGAATCGCCGGCCGCCTTACAACTGCGTTACCTGCAAACCCTCAACACTATCTCCGCTGAGAAGAATTCTACGATCGTATTCCCGCTGCCGATTGACCTGGTCAGAGCTTTCATCGATAAGAAGTGA
- the LOC141909344 gene encoding band 7 protein AGAP004871-like isoform X3 translates to MESKVGPAYHNNRDDGGYADPGPSTTFKSKNKDDLEDATDEKMGCCSYFLTALSWLLILCTIPFSLAFCLKVVQEYERAVIFRLGRLLSGGAKGPGLFFIIPCTDQYFKIDLRTVSFDVPPQEILSKDSVTVAVDAVVYYRIYNATMSVTNVEDASRSTRLLSATTLRNVLGMKNLSELLSDRENISHQMQSNLDEATDNWGVKVERVEIKDVRLPVQLQRAMAAEAEAAREARAKVIAAEGEQKASRALKEAADVIAESPAALQLRYLQTLNTISAEKNSTIVFPLPIDLVRAFIDKK, encoded by the exons ATGGAATCAAAAGTCGGTCCCGCTTATCATAATAATCGAGATGATGGTGGCTACGCCGATCCGGGCCCATCAACGACGTTCAAGTcaaaaaataaagatgatttagaagaTG CCACGGACGAAAAGATGGGATGCTGTAGTTACTTCCTGACAGCGTTGTCGTGGTTGCTCATCCTGTGTACTATACCATTCTCTTTAGCCTTCTGTTTGAag GTTGTACAAGAATACGAAAGAGCTGTCATATTCCGTCTCGGTCGTTTGCTGTCGGGAGGCGCTAAAGGACCCGGTCTCTTTTTCATCATACCGTGTACCGATCAATACTTTAAGATCGACCTCAGGACCGTTTCATTCGACGTACCTCCACAAGAG ATTCTGTCTAAAGATTCTGTGACAGTCGCCGTCGATGCTGTTGTTTATTATCGTATTTATAACGCAACTATGTCCGTAACGAATGTGGAAGACGCGAGTCGATCGACGCGATTATTATCGGCGACTACATTACGTAACGTGCTCGGTATGAAGAACCTCAGTGAACTGTTGTCCGACCGTGAAAACATCAGCCACCAGATGCAG TCGAATCTTGATGAAGCTACGGATAACTGGGGAGTGAAGGTTGAACGTGTCGAAAT TAAAGATGTCCGCTTGCCGGTACAGTTACAGAGAGCTATGGCTGCAGAAGCTGAAGCTGCCAGAGAAGCTCGCGCTAAG GTTATCGCTGCCGAAGGTGAACAGAAAGCATCGCGCGCGCTGAAAGAAGCCGCCGACGTCATCGCCGAATCGCCGGCCGCCTTACAACTGCGTTACCTGCAAACCCTCAACACTATCTCCGCTGAGAAGAATTCTACGATCGTATTCCCGCTGCCGATTGACCTGGTCAGAGCTTTCATCGATAAGAAGTGA
- the LOC141908930 gene encoding uncharacterized protein LOC141908930, whose protein sequence is MADHDYYHTSKKPKKAKKCIGRRNCCVPYCTKSGYYEIEGHGTVSYFKFPSDPVLRRSWLSNVRREEGEFFKITEHTRVCSQHFVDADYRDVSNYSGRRYLKPDAVPSVFQCFEGKDFASTRKTGQTSLKNGGPKVGSAIASETRGRTVQNERPENEVSVEPFSENDVVSPILNGAADGSYEGKLEQSTSTDVRNRRELLRKVTELERENRDLKYRLKNCRCESSFCADGLSEDSDVYLYTGFPDKKVFESVLSFLNPGSSGENLMAGCSGASTDGGKHGGLSPRDQFLAFLCRVHLGLSELDLAGRFGVSVSSVTSIVVTWANFISFRLGGLSIWPTKQQVVDSMPRAFRENLPNARVIINCKEIACELPPSLIQKSKSYSNSDDNSNALKGLVGLTPSGNVCFVSQLYIGGISDREITERCGILQRQHFDRGDDVVARDSFDIQSLLDPLSLRHITISSDDQIIPVDLASGATTRSVASRRICVERLVSKMERFRIFDQVIPIALLGSVNEIWTSCALLTLFQSPIDPKRDSINRSDTEVEVGPPRGSTAATI, encoded by the exons ATG gcTGACCATGACTACTATCACACGTCGAAAAAACCGAAAAAGGCGAAAAAATGTATCGGTCGACGAAACTGTTGCGTGCCATACTGTACGAAATCCGGCTACTACGAGATCGAAGGGCACGGTACCGTATCGTATTTCAAGTTTCCCTCGGACCCCGTTCTGCGTCGGAGCTGGCTGTCGAACGTACGCCGAGAGGAGGGCGAGTTCTTCAAAATAACGGAACATACAAGAGTTTGTTCGCAGCATTTCGTCGACGCGGACTACCGCGACGTATCGAACTACTCCGGGCGTCGGTATCTAAAACCGGACGCCGTGCCGTCGGTGTTTCAGTGCTTCGAAGGTAAAGATTTCGCGTCGACGAGAAAAACCGGACAAACGTCGCTTAAAAACGGCGGCCCGAAGGTGGGGTCGGCGATCGCGTCGGAAACTAGAGGACGTACCGTACAAAATGAACGGCCGGAGAATGAAGTAAGCGTTGAACCGTTTTCGGAAAATGATGTCGTGTCTCCGATACTAAACGGAGCTGCCGATGGAAGCTACGAAGGTAAACTCGAACAATCGACATCGACGGACGTTCGAAATCGTCGCGAACTTTTACGAAAAGTAACCGAACTCGAAAGAGAAAACCGCGACCTAAAGTATCGGTTAAAGAATTGTCGTTGCGAAAGTTCGTTCTGCGCGGATGGATTATCCGAAGATTCGGACGTGTACTTGTACACGGGTTTTCCCGACAAAAAGGTTTTCGAATCGGTTTTGAGTTTTTTGAATCCCGGATCGAGCGGCGAGAATCTGATGGCCGGTTGTAGCGGCGCGTCGACCGACGGCGGTAAACACGGCGGTTTATCCCCGCGCGATCAGTTCTTAGCGTTTCTATGCCGAGTCCACCTCGGCTTATCGGAGCTTGACCTAGCCGGTCGGTTCGGCGTGTCGGTATCGAGCGTCACTTCGATCGTTGTAACCTGGgcgaattttatttctttccgATTGGGCGGCTTGTCGATATGGCCGACGAAGCAGCAAGTTGTCGATTCCATGCCGCGCGCGTTTAGAGAAAATCTCCCGAACGCGCGGGTTATAATCAACTGTAAGGAGATTGCGTGCGAGTTGCCGCCGTCTCTCATTCAGAAATCGAAGAGTTACTCGAATTCCGACGACAATTCGAACGCGTTAAAGGGTCTCGTCGGTTTGACGCCGTCGGGTAATGTCTGTTTCGTATCGCAGCTCTACATCGGCGGGATCAGCGACCGAGAAATTACCGAACGCTGCGGTATTCTACAGCGACAGCATTTCGATCGCGGAGACGATGTCGTCGCTCGCGACAGTTTCGATATACAGTCATTACTCGACCCTCTCAGCCTTCGTCATATCACGATCTCGTCTGATGATCAGATCATACCCGTCGATCTAGCTTCCGGTGCTACAACGCGATCGGTCGCTTCTCGACGAATTTGCGTCGAGAGGCTCGTTAGTAAAATGGAACGTTTTCGCATTTTCGACCAGGTCATCCCGATCGCGTTACTTGGGTCGGTGAACGAAATCTGGACCTCTTGCGCGTTGCTAACGTTGTTTCAAAGCCCGATCGACCCTAAACGAGATTCTATTAACCGTAGCGATACCGAAGTCGAAGTAGGCCCACCGCGTGGTTCAACTGCAGCCACGATATGA
- the LOC141909344 gene encoding band 7 protein AGAP004871-like isoform X1, with protein sequence MYGHKIGHEDMEQFQPDGTAGNPAHYETPGQWRQRTDLNTNSSGRPETSANSDADPPKRPPPQQPPPEYESTNERPRHKDDAADTTDEKMGCCSYFLTALSWLLILCTIPFSLAFCLKVVQEYERAVIFRLGRLLSGGAKGPGLFFIIPCTDQYFKIDLRTVSFDVPPQEILSKDSVTVAVDAVVYYRIYNATMSVTNVEDASRSTRLLSATTLRNVLGMKNLSELLSDRENISHQMQSNLDEATDNWGVKVERVEIKDVRLPVQLQRAMAAEAEAAREARAKVIAAEGEQKASRALKEAADVIAESPAALQLRYLQTLNTISAEKNSTIVFPLPIDLVRAFIDKK encoded by the exons ATGTACGGACATAAGATCGGACACGAAGACATGGAACAGTTTCAACCAGACGGGACGGCGGGTAATCCCGCCCATTACGAGACGCCGGGTCAATGGAGACAGCGTACCGATTTGAATACGAATTCGTCGGGTCGACCCGAAACATCAGCGAATTCGGACGCGGATCCTCCGAAGCGGCCTCCCCCGCAACAGCCTCCTCCGGAATACGAGTCAACCAACGAAAGACCACGCCATAAAGACGACGCGGCTGATA CCACGGACGAAAAGATGGGATGCTGTAGTTACTTCCTGACAGCGTTGTCGTGGTTGCTCATCCTGTGTACTATACCATTCTCTTTAGCCTTCTGTTTGAag GTTGTACAAGAATACGAAAGAGCTGTCATATTCCGTCTCGGTCGTTTGCTGTCGGGAGGCGCTAAAGGACCCGGTCTCTTTTTCATCATACCGTGTACCGATCAATACTTTAAGATCGACCTCAGGACCGTTTCATTCGACGTACCTCCACAAGAG ATTCTGTCTAAAGATTCTGTGACAGTCGCCGTCGATGCTGTTGTTTATTATCGTATTTATAACGCAACTATGTCCGTAACGAATGTGGAAGACGCGAGTCGATCGACGCGATTATTATCGGCGACTACATTACGTAACGTGCTCGGTATGAAGAACCTCAGTGAACTGTTGTCCGACCGTGAAAACATCAGCCACCAGATGCAG TCGAATCTTGATGAAGCTACGGATAACTGGGGAGTGAAGGTTGAACGTGTCGAAAT TAAAGATGTCCGCTTGCCGGTACAGTTACAGAGAGCTATGGCTGCAGAAGCTGAAGCTGCCAGAGAAGCTCGCGCTAAG GTTATCGCTGCCGAAGGTGAACAGAAAGCATCGCGCGCGCTGAAAGAAGCCGCCGACGTCATCGCCGAATCGCCGGCCGCCTTACAACTGCGTTACCTGCAAACCCTCAACACTATCTCCGCTGAGAAGAATTCTACGATCGTATTCCCGCTGCCGATTGACCTGGTCAGAGCTTTCATCGATAAGAAGTGA